One Halobacterium sp. DL1 DNA window includes the following coding sequences:
- a CDS encoding metalloprotease — protein sequence MRSFTITEVWDIPIRINTSLLIFLPILAWLIGSGQQIELYAGLIEGFTGAGFDLARLQVGSTPWVIGITAAVGLFVSVTLHELGHSWVALRYGIEIESITLWILGGIASLKALPKEWNREFWIAIAGPATSVLVGAVCYVGVLAVPESLPVVRFVFGYLALTNLLLAGFNLLPAFPMDGGRIFRAILARNRPYGSATRIAARVGVGFAFLFAIVGVLNFNVILLLLAFFIYGAATTESRTVLLDELLEGITVGDIMTRDPATVQADTTITEFGDQLLRDRQSVHLVVDDAGDPLGLVTLDDLKAVRGKDRATTRIGDVVRTVTRVEPTDDAFDVLALLNQSGSSNALVEENGALVGVLSNSDYAHAMSVRRGFQSTSG from the coding sequence ATGCGGAGTTTCACTATCACTGAGGTCTGGGACATCCCAATCCGGATCAACACGTCGCTGTTGATCTTCCTCCCGATTCTGGCGTGGCTCATCGGGAGTGGTCAGCAGATCGAACTGTACGCCGGTCTCATCGAGGGGTTCACGGGCGCGGGCTTCGACCTGGCGCGTCTCCAGGTCGGGTCGACACCGTGGGTCATCGGCATCACGGCTGCGGTCGGGCTGTTCGTCAGCGTCACGCTCCACGAACTCGGCCACTCGTGGGTGGCGCTGCGGTACGGCATCGAGATCGAGTCGATCACCCTCTGGATTCTCGGCGGCATCGCGTCGCTGAAGGCGCTCCCGAAGGAGTGGAACCGCGAGTTCTGGATCGCCATCGCCGGCCCGGCGACGAGCGTTCTCGTCGGCGCGGTCTGTTACGTCGGCGTCCTCGCCGTCCCGGAGTCACTCCCCGTCGTGCGGTTCGTCTTCGGTTACCTCGCGCTGACGAACCTGCTGCTGGCCGGGTTCAACCTCCTCCCAGCGTTCCCGATGGACGGGGGCCGCATCTTCCGCGCCATCCTCGCGCGCAACCGGCCGTACGGGAGCGCGACCCGGATCGCGGCGCGGGTCGGCGTCGGGTTCGCGTTCCTGTTCGCCATCGTCGGCGTCCTCAATTTCAACGTCATCCTCCTCCTGCTCGCGTTCTTCATCTACGGCGCGGCGACGACGGAGTCGCGGACGGTCCTCCTCGACGAACTGCTCGAGGGCATCACCGTCGGCGACATCATGACTCGCGACCCGGCGACCGTCCAGGCCGACACGACCATCACGGAGTTCGGCGACCAGCTGCTCCGCGACCGCCAGTCCGTTCACCTCGTGGTCGACGACGCTGGGGACCCCCTCGGGCTGGTGACTCTCGACGACCTCAAAGCGGTCCGCGGTAAGGACCGCGCGACGACCCGTATCGGCGACGTCGTTCGCACCGTGACTCGTGTCGAACCGACCGACGACGCCTTCGACGTGCTGGCCCTGCTCAACCAGTCGGGCAGTTCGAATGCGCTCGTCGAGGAGAACGGGGCCCTCGTCGGCGTGCTCTCGAACTCCGACTACGCCCACGCCATGTCGGTCCGGCGTGGCTTCCAGAGCACCAGCGGCTAG
- a CDS encoding membrane protein has translation MMLPTHALAGMVLALPVALAAPEYAGVVLLAGLLGGVLPDLDLYVAHRKTLHYPVYYSVAGAGAVVTAVLIPTPTTVAAAVFLVAAAVHSVSDVFGGGLELRPWEATSERAVYDHFRGRWVAPRRWVGYDGSLADLALSVGLALPLLTTQTGLLWWVVVATLAVAGVYAAVRRVLPSLVVRVVAVLPVETHAHIPDRYVATQAGQSRRPGDG, from the coding sequence ATGATGCTGCCGACGCACGCGCTCGCTGGAATGGTGCTGGCCCTCCCCGTCGCGCTCGCCGCACCAGAGTACGCCGGCGTCGTGCTCCTCGCAGGCCTCCTCGGTGGTGTGCTCCCGGACCTCGACCTCTACGTCGCCCACCGCAAGACGCTGCACTACCCGGTGTACTACTCGGTGGCCGGCGCTGGAGCGGTCGTCACCGCTGTCCTGATTCCGACCCCGACCACTGTCGCCGCCGCCGTCTTCCTGGTGGCCGCGGCGGTCCACAGCGTGAGCGACGTCTTCGGGGGCGGTCTGGAACTCCGTCCCTGGGAGGCGACCTCCGAGCGGGCCGTCTACGACCACTTCCGGGGCCGGTGGGTCGCCCCGCGTCGCTGGGTGGGCTACGACGGCTCTCTCGCTGACCTGGCGCTCTCCGTCGGGCTGGCCCTCCCGCTGCTGACGACCCAGACCGGGCTGCTCTGGTGGGTCGTCGTCGCCACGCTGGCGGTCGCCGGCGTCTACGCGGCAGTCCGCCGTGTCCTCCCCTCGCTCGTCGTCCGCGTCGTCGCGGTGCTCCCGGTGGAGACGCACGCCCACATCCCCGACCGGTACGTCGCGACGCAGGCCGGTCAGTCGCGGCGCCCCGGAGATGGGTAG
- a CDS encoding DoxX family protein, giving the protein MSAEEVRLDSTVGGFTASGRLHTLSVWFILALRLMVGLAFFQSGVDKVLSGSFSAAGYLQNAPPANGSPVADLFVQMGSTPWFVDFVNVAVPWGEVLIGLGLLVGAFTRLAAFFGAFMMLLFYLGNWDIAHGYINGDFAYMLVFLSVAAFGAGRILGLDAAIEQYDVGGQALVERYPWTRYLLG; this is encoded by the coding sequence ATGTCCGCAGAAGAGGTGCGACTCGACAGCACCGTTGGCGGGTTCACCGCCTCGGGGCGCCTCCACACGCTGAGCGTCTGGTTCATCCTCGCGCTGCGGCTGATGGTGGGGCTGGCGTTCTTCCAGAGCGGCGTCGACAAGGTCCTGTCCGGAAGTTTCAGCGCGGCAGGCTACCTGCAGAACGCGCCGCCAGCGAACGGCAGTCCGGTCGCGGACCTGTTCGTCCAGATGGGGAGCACGCCCTGGTTCGTCGACTTCGTCAACGTCGCGGTGCCGTGGGGCGAGGTGCTCATCGGTCTCGGCCTCCTCGTCGGCGCGTTCACGCGCCTCGCGGCGTTCTTCGGGGCGTTCATGATGCTCCTGTTCTACCTCGGCAACTGGGACATCGCCCACGGCTACATCAACGGCGACTTCGCGTACATGCTCGTCTTCCTCTCCGTCGCAGCGTTCGGCGCCGGACGCATCCTGGGCCTCGACGCAGCCATCGAGCAGTACGACGTCGGTGGCCAGGCGCTCGTTGAGCGCTACCCCTGGACGCGCTACCTCCTGGGGTAG
- a CDS encoding phosphoribosylamine--glycine ligase, protein MESKRFLFVSADAALVTDLAWQVHREGHDVKYYIEAESDQEIGDGFVPKTDDWRSDVEWADVVIFDDIWVGSDIGTGGLAEELRAEGKAVVGGTPNTDHLEEDRGYAMEVLEDHGVNTVEHHIFHDFGEGIEFVQQHPAPYVIKPLGEVQNVKRLLYVGNEDDGSDVVDVLRAYEKAWGHRMKGFQLQRKVEGVEIAVCGFFDGDSFIDQVNFNFEHKKLFPGNVGPQTGEMGTSMFWGGHNELFTETLGKLEGWLAEEGYVGSIDVNCIVNASGIYPLEFTPRFGYPTISLQEESFESPTGAFFYDLAHGIDPELSVHQGFQVGARIVLPPFPFDDEQTYDENSRNAAIVFETERREGIHIEDAKCVSVRDTGTASGEPCDPRADEDCQWRVAGENGMPIVVTGKGETMREAREQLYGRIDDIVIPNLYYRDDIGERWLRGEGDRLQAWGYLGPGT, encoded by the coding sequence ATGGAATCGAAGCGTTTCCTCTTCGTCTCTGCGGACGCCGCCCTCGTCACGGACCTCGCCTGGCAGGTCCACCGGGAGGGCCACGACGTCAAGTACTACATCGAGGCCGAATCCGACCAGGAGATCGGGGACGGGTTCGTCCCGAAGACCGACGACTGGCGGAGTGACGTCGAGTGGGCCGATGTCGTCATCTTCGACGACATCTGGGTTGGCTCCGACATCGGGACCGGCGGGCTCGCGGAGGAGCTCCGGGCGGAGGGCAAGGCCGTCGTCGGGGGGACGCCGAACACCGACCACCTCGAGGAGGACCGCGGCTACGCGATGGAGGTCCTGGAGGACCACGGCGTCAACACCGTCGAACACCACATCTTCCACGACTTCGGCGAGGGCATCGAGTTCGTCCAGCAACACCCCGCGCCGTACGTCATCAAACCCCTGGGGGAGGTCCAGAACGTCAAGCGTCTGCTCTACGTCGGCAACGAGGACGACGGCAGCGACGTGGTGGACGTGCTGCGGGCCTACGAGAAGGCGTGGGGGCACCGGATGAAGGGGTTCCAGCTCCAGCGGAAGGTCGAGGGCGTCGAGATAGCCGTCTGCGGGTTCTTCGACGGGGACTCGTTCATCGACCAGGTGAACTTCAACTTCGAGCACAAGAAGCTGTTCCCGGGGAACGTCGGCCCGCAGACCGGAGAGATGGGGACGTCGATGTTCTGGGGTGGGCACAACGAACTGTTCACGGAGACGCTCGGCAAACTCGAGGGGTGGCTCGCCGAGGAGGGGTACGTCGGCAGTATCGACGTCAACTGCATCGTCAACGCCTCGGGCATCTACCCCCTGGAGTTCACGCCGCGATTCGGCTACCCCACCATCTCGCTCCAGGAGGAGTCCTTCGAGTCGCCCACGGGGGCGTTCTTCTACGACCTGGCCCACGGCATCGACCCCGAACTCTCCGTCCACCAGGGGTTCCAGGTCGGCGCCCGCATCGTGCTCCCGCCGTTCCCCTTCGACGACGAGCAGACGTACGACGAGAACTCCCGGAACGCCGCCATCGTCTTCGAGACGGAGCGCCGCGAGGGAATCCACATCGAGGACGCGAAGTGCGTGTCGGTACGCGACACAGGAACGGCGAGCGGGGAGCCGTGCGACCCGCGAGCCGACGAGGACTGCCAGTGGCGCGTCGCCGGCGAGAACGGGATGCCCATCGTCGTCACCGGCAAGGGGGAGACGATGCGTGAGGCCAGGGAGCAACTGTACGGCCGCATCGACGACATCGTCATCCCCAACCTCTACTACCGCGACGACATCGGCGAGCGGTGGCTGCGCGGCGAGGGCGACCGCCTGCAGGCGTGGGGCTACCTCGGACCGGGGACGTAA
- a CDS encoding chromosome segregation protein SMC has translation MSPQTTASARLDVENVGGITETTVNVPPGVTVLAGQNATNRTSFLQAIMAAMGSDRVTLKGSAEEGRVSFEFRGETYERTLTRADGSLRVTGEGYLEDPGVAELFAFLLETNEARRAVALDGDLRDIIMRPVDVDAIVADIEELEARKGEVQDELATIENRKRDLPDLERRRRGLREQVDEKRERLAEVESEIDEQSRDVEARRSERSDVEDALDELQETRSDLEEVRRRVEDENESIGSLQRERRELEAELEDLRDEPVADTDELEDELDRLRRRRQTLNGEISELQSLVEYNEQRLEDGGDELLGAEEAGDGDVTDQLVGDETVVCWTCGSSVERSQIEATVERLRDQQSETVAELNDVESTLGERKEQKRAAEEQRDRRSELEADVEGLEDELDRRRERIESLKDRRERLTADVEALEVTVEDSETGDFDEVLALHREANQLEFEIERLESDLEDVEAEIASIESQVERADALREEREELLAELTDRRTKIEQIESAAVEQFNDHMDAILDVLGYENIDRIWIERVERTVRDGREQSERVDFDLHVVRSTEGGTAYEDSVRHLSESEREVTGLIFALAGYLVHDLHESVPFMLLDSLEAIDADRIADLVDYFADYADYLVVALLHEDAAALADEHTRITDI, from the coding sequence ATGTCACCGCAGACCACAGCGTCCGCTCGGCTCGACGTGGAGAACGTCGGGGGAATCACGGAGACGACGGTGAACGTACCCCCCGGCGTGACCGTCCTCGCGGGCCAGAACGCGACGAACCGGACGTCGTTTCTCCAGGCGATCATGGCGGCGATGGGCAGCGACAGGGTGACACTGAAGGGGAGCGCCGAGGAGGGGCGGGTCTCCTTCGAGTTCCGCGGGGAGACGTACGAGCGGACGCTCACTCGGGCCGACGGGAGCCTCAGGGTCACCGGTGAGGGCTACCTCGAGGACCCCGGAGTCGCCGAACTGTTCGCCTTCCTCCTGGAGACGAACGAAGCCCGGCGAGCCGTCGCCCTGGACGGCGACCTGCGCGACATCATCATGCGGCCGGTCGACGTCGACGCCATCGTCGCCGACATCGAGGAGCTCGAGGCGCGCAAGGGGGAGGTCCAGGACGAACTCGCGACCATCGAGAACCGCAAGCGCGACCTCCCGGACCTCGAACGGCGGCGGCGAGGGCTCCGGGAGCAGGTCGACGAGAAGCGCGAGCGCCTCGCGGAGGTCGAGTCGGAGATCGACGAGCAGAGCCGCGACGTCGAGGCGCGCCGGAGCGAGCGCTCGGACGTCGAGGACGCGCTCGACGAACTACAGGAGACCCGGTCGGACCTCGAGGAGGTTCGTCGGCGCGTCGAGGACGAGAACGAGAGCATCGGCTCCCTGCAGCGGGAACGCCGGGAGCTCGAGGCCGAACTCGAGGACCTGCGCGACGAACCGGTCGCGGACACGGACGAACTCGAGGACGAACTTGACCGACTGCGGCGGCGCCGCCAGACGCTCAACGGCGAAATCTCCGAGCTCCAGAGCCTGGTGGAGTACAACGAACAGCGACTCGAGGACGGCGGCGACGAACTCCTCGGCGCCGAGGAAGCGGGGGACGGTGACGTCACCGACCAGCTGGTCGGCGACGAGACGGTGGTCTGCTGGACGTGTGGCTCCTCGGTCGAGCGGTCCCAGATCGAGGCGACCGTCGAGCGACTCCGAGACCAGCAGAGCGAAACGGTGGCCGAACTCAACGACGTGGAGTCGACCCTCGGGGAGCGCAAGGAGCAAAAACGCGCGGCCGAGGAGCAGCGCGACCGCCGGTCGGAACTCGAGGCGGACGTCGAGGGACTGGAGGACGAACTCGACCGGCGCCGGGAGCGAATAGAGAGCCTGAAGGACCGCCGCGAGCGCCTGACCGCGGACGTCGAAGCACTGGAGGTGACCGTCGAGGACTCCGAGACGGGCGACTTCGACGAGGTCCTCGCGCTCCACCGGGAGGCGAACCAGCTCGAGTTCGAGATCGAGCGCCTCGAGTCCGACCTGGAGGACGTCGAGGCCGAGATAGCGTCCATCGAGTCGCAGGTCGAACGCGCCGACGCGCTCCGGGAGGAACGCGAAGAACTCCTCGCGGAGTTGACTGACCGACGGACGAAGATCGAACAGATCGAGTCGGCCGCCGTGGAGCAGTTCAACGACCACATGGACGCCATCCTCGACGTCCTCGGCTACGAGAACATCGACCGCATCTGGATCGAGCGCGTCGAGCGCACGGTCCGGGACGGTCGCGAGCAGTCCGAGCGCGTCGACTTCGACCTCCACGTCGTCCGGAGCACCGAGGGTGGCACGGCCTACGAGGACTCGGTCCGCCACCTCAGCGAGTCCGAGCGCGAGGTCACCGGGCTCATCTTCGCGCTGGCGGGCTACCTGGTCCACGACCTCCACGAGTCGGTGCCGTTCATGCTCCTGGACTCCCTGGAGGCCATCGACGCCGACCGCATCGCCGACCTCGTCGACTACTTCGCGGACTACGCGGACTACCTCGTGGTGGCACTGCTCCACGAGGACGCCGCGGCGCTCGCGGACGAACACACCCGCATCACCGACATCTGA
- a CDS encoding peroxiredoxin: protein MLTTGDSVPTFSATVGTSDHEDFDLDDHLGDGPVVLAFFPGAFTPPCTNEMVALQDHLDEFEDAGATVLGVSVDSPFAQGAFCEEHGIEFDLVSDMGGAAIRQFGLEMDIPDLGLYGVANRATFVVDENGTVVHTWVADDPTNEPDYDELLDAVHAA, encoded by the coding sequence ATGCTGACAACCGGCGACAGCGTCCCGACGTTCTCCGCGACGGTCGGGACGAGCGACCACGAGGACTTCGACCTGGACGACCACCTCGGCGACGGCCCGGTCGTCCTCGCGTTCTTCCCGGGCGCGTTCACCCCGCCGTGCACGAACGAGATGGTCGCGCTCCAGGACCACCTCGACGAGTTCGAGGACGCGGGCGCGACCGTCCTCGGCGTGAGCGTCGACTCGCCGTTCGCTCAGGGGGCGTTCTGCGAGGAACACGGCATCGAGTTCGACCTCGTCAGCGACATGGGCGGGGCGGCCATCCGGCAGTTCGGCCTCGAGATGGACATCCCCGACCTCGGCCTCTACGGCGTCGCCAACCGCGCGACGTTCGTCGTCGACGAGAACGGGACGGTCGTCCACACCTGGGTCGCCGACGACCCGACGAACGAACCGGACTACGACGAACTGCTCGACGCCGTCCACGCCGCGTAA